The following coding sequences lie in one Ctenopharyngodon idella isolate HZGC_01 chromosome 11, HZGC01, whole genome shotgun sequence genomic window:
- the afmid gene encoding kynurenine formamidase, protein MTDWKKMSKDELELQYSPSRWSHRMSAGDVIRAHVAALKSGTEKARAVTHTLIDVPYGEGDGEKLDVYIPSSSSPDLPLVIYFHGGYWQFLSKDESGFLAVPLVQKGVVVVAVGYSIAPKGNMDLMVSQVRRSVVSVIQQYSHISGLYLCGHSAGAHLAAMVLSTDWSQYDISPQIKGAFLVSGIYDLQPILSTYVNEPLKMNEEVALRNSPSHFLSQLKVSSSSCDIIVAVAQNDSPEFRKQSEEYFKALESAGLKVSFEDVPNTDHFSIIEQLVDENYHLTKLLLKMMGKS, encoded by the exons ATGACCGACTGGAAGAAAATGAGCAAAGAT GAGCTGGAGCTTCAGTACTCACCGAGTCGCTGGTCACACAGGATGTCCGCAGGTGACGTGATCAGAGCCCATGTGGCAGCTTTAAAAtcag GCACGGAGAAAGCTCGAGCTGTCACTCACACTTTGATTGACGTGCCGTATGGTGAAGGTGACGGAGAGAAACTGGACGTTTATATTCCCAGCAGCTCTAGTCCAG ATCTGCCGCTGGTGATTTACTTTCATGGAGGTTACTGGCAGTTTCTCAG TAAGGACGAGTCCGGGTTCCTGGCCGTCCCGCTGGTCCAGAAGGGCGTGGTGGTGGTCGCCGTGGGTTACAGTATCGCTCCTAAAG GGAACATGGATCTGATGGTGTCACAGGTGCGCAGGAGCGTGGTGTCAGTGATCCAGCAGTATTCACACATCAG CGGGCTTTACCTGTGTGGTCATTCTGCCGGAGCGCACCTGGCTGCTATGGTTCTGTCCACCGATTGGTCCCAGTACGACATATCACCGCAAATCAAAG GTGCTTTTCTCGTCAGCGGCATTTATGACCTGCAGCCCATCCTGTCCACATACGTGAACGAGCCGCTGAAGATGAACGA GGAAGTGGCGTTAAGGAACAGCCCAAGTCACTTCCTGTCGCAGCTCAAAGTCTCATCTTCTTCCTGTGACATCATCGTCGCTGTGGCGCAGAACGACTCGCCCGAGTTCCGAAAGCAGTCGGAGGAATACTTCAAA GCTTTGGAATCTGCCGGTCTTAAAGTCTCTTTTGAAGATGTTCCCAACACTGATCATTTCAGCATCATAGAGCAACTCGTTGATGAGAATTACCACCTCACAAAG CTCCTACTAAAGATGATGGGGAAAAGTTGA
- the tk1 gene encoding thymidine kinase, cytosolic: MDCLNVAKILPNSPRKTRGQIQVIFGPMFSGKSTELMRRVRRFQVAQYSCLVIKYAKDTRYSQMGMATHDMSMMEAVPANRLSDVKSLALQACVIGIDEGQFFPDTVEFCEEMANMGKTVIVAALDGTFQRKPFGNILNLVPLAESVVKLNAVCMQCFKEAAYTKRLGAEKEVEVIGGADMYHAVCRTCYGGLTECKENRDPLREETPPHVTSGKPLDQSAPRKLFASLHL; encoded by the exons ATGGATTGTTTGAATGTAGCCAAGATTTTACCCAATTCCCCACGGAAGACCAGAGGACAGATTCAG GTTATTTTCGGACCGATGTTCTCAGGAAAAAG CACTGAGCTGATGCGGCGTGTGCGGCGGTTCCAGGTGGCTCAGTATTCCTGCTTGGTCATCAAATATGCCAAAGACACTCGATATTCCCAGATGGGAATGGCCACGCATGACAT GAGCATGATGGAGGCCGTTCCTGCCAACCGTCTGAGTGACGTGAAGTCTCTGGCCCTGCAGGCGTGTGTCATCGGCATCGACGAGGGACAGTTT TTTCCGGACACAGTTGAGTTCTGTGAAGAAATGGCCAACATGGGAAAAACTGTCATAGTAGCAGCGCTTGATGGAACCTTCCAGAGAAAG CCCTTTGGTAACATCCTGAATCTGGTGCCTCTAGCGGAGAGCGTGGTCAAGCTGAACGCCGTCTGCATGCAGTGCTTCAAAGAAGCCGCTTATACCAAAAGACTGGGAGCTGAAAAAGAG GTGGAGGTGATCGGCGGCGCTGATATGTATCACGCTGTGTGTCGGACGTGTTACGGAGGTCTTACGGAGTGTAAGGAGAACCGTGACCCGCTGAGAGAGGAGACGCCTCCGCACGTAACGTCAGGAAAACCTCTGGACCAAAGCGCTCCACGCAAACTCTTTGCTTCCCTTCACCTCTGA